In a genomic window of Amblyomma americanum isolate KBUSLIRL-KWMA chromosome 4, ASM5285725v1, whole genome shotgun sequence:
- the LOC144129617 gene encoding uncharacterized protein LOC144129617, protein MWGDVATSLRDRFQGTGVTPLQAENKWKTQKRAYKRVKYHNSRSGHQHRTCDHEEELAEILEPQHHIQPFFVAGPGQARTSSNLDEDPLPGPSNSQQAPCNEGGRPPARKRTRRMADAVAQSFAAIAAKLDESRHQRHREKMEAQSEKLALLERLVCAVEKTAGATKDSTGNIKCRY, encoded by the exons ATGTGGGGGGATGTGGCGACATCACTGAGGGACCGCTTTCAAGGCACAGGTGTCACCCCGCTCCAGGCCGAGAACAAGTGGAAGACGCAGAAGCGGGCGTACAAGCGTGTAAAATATCACAACAGCAGATCTGGTCACCAGCACAGAACTTGTGATCATGAAGA GGAGCTGGCTGAAATCCTCGAGCCGCAGCACCACATTCAGCCATTCTTTGTGGCAGGGCCTGGGCAAGCGAGGACAAGCTCAAA TTTGGACGAGGATCCCCTACCGGGACCAAGTAACAGCCAGCAGGCACCATGCAATGAGGGCGGGCGACCCCCGGCGAGGAAACGGACCCGGCGCATGGCAGACGCAGTGGCACAAAGCTTTGCTGCAATAGCAGCAAAACTTGACGAAAGCAGACACCAGCGGCATCGCGAGAAAATGGAAGCACAAAGTGAAAAGCTTGCCTTGCTAGAGAGGCTTGTGTGCGCTGTAGAAAAAACAGCTGGAGCCACTAAGGACAGCACTGGCAACATAAAGTGTCGATATTAG